From Enterococcus mundtii, the proteins below share one genomic window:
- a CDS encoding helix-turn-helix domain-containing protein, whose translation MTLVARIKQLAEEKNVTFAEVERAVGISNGQIRRWDRVSPKSENLKKVADYFGVTTDFLLGSNQAPKWANKDDLFELDKMLNSNVNMAYGGETLTEQEKQRVKDVLTGLFWEFRKRGKEK comes from the coding sequence ATGACACTCGTTGCGCGAATCAAACAATTAGCAGAAGAAAAAAACGTAACCTTTGCTGAAGTCGAACGTGCCGTGGGAATCTCTAATGGCCAGATCAGAAGATGGGATCGTGTTTCACCAAAGTCGGAAAATTTAAAAAAAGTTGCAGATTATTTTGGGGTAACAACTGATTTCTTATTGGGCAGCAACCAAGCGCCAAAATGGGCAAATAAAGATGATTTATTTGAGTTAGACAAAATGCTCAATTCAAATGTCAACATGGCGTATGGTGGAGAAACTTTGACAGAACAGGAAAAGCAACGTGTAAAAGATGTATTGACGGGACTTTTCTGGGAATTTCGAAAACGCGGCAAAGAGAAGTGA
- a CDS encoding ImmA/IrrE family metallo-endopeptidase: MEMDIIKLVSELKRTYDTANPFVIAEKLGIEIRYVSFLDNPKGQFQELLGSPIILLNNSLKESEERFYICAHELGHALFHREISSYYVSSRNSRSKSESEANCFASNLIVSLYKEDTETYPREVEELTRLYGLPESCYRFLI; encoded by the coding sequence ATGGAGATGGATATTATCAAACTAGTAAGCGAACTGAAGCGTACCTATGATACCGCCAATCCTTTTGTGATTGCTGAAAAATTAGGAATAGAAATCAGATATGTTTCTTTTCTCGATAATCCAAAAGGACAGTTTCAAGAACTATTAGGCTCCCCTATTATTTTATTGAACAACTCACTGAAAGAATCAGAAGAACGTTTTTACATTTGTGCCCATGAACTTGGACACGCTTTGTTCCATCGGGAAATATCTAGTTACTATGTGTCCTCTAGAAATTCAAGAAGCAAATCTGAAAGCGAAGCCAACTGCTTTGCTTCGAATTTGATCGTTTCCTTGTACAAAGAAGATACGGAAACTTACCCAAGAGAAGTGGAAGAGCTGACAAGACTTTATGGCCTTCCAGAGAGTTGTTATCGGTTTTTGATTTAA